One genomic window of Verrucomicrobiia bacterium includes the following:
- a CDS encoding sugar phosphate isomerase/epimerase family protein, giving the protein MNLSFGYNTNGFAHHKLEDALETIADCGYRGVALTLDNYHCNPFTVEPADLNRLRQLLDKLQLRVVIETGAHYLLNSQRKHHPTLVSSEGRPIRLEFLRRAIDIAADLHAECVSFWSGTPDPEVPEHQAWDWLVTGCLQLAEHSKRRGVQLAFEPEPGMLVDDMAKFEVLKKHISSARFGLTLDIGHAFCTETIPFRQVYGKSANLVRNVHIEDIRDRKHEHLMFGEGQLDFVAILRVLNDNKYTGLVNVELPRDSHRAPEVARASIEFLNAACQKTALPTSSSAARPTPSAAR; this is encoded by the coding sequence ATGAATCTGAGTTTTGGCTACAACACAAATGGGTTTGCGCACCACAAGCTCGAAGATGCGCTGGAGACCATCGCCGACTGCGGCTATCGCGGCGTCGCGCTGACCCTGGACAATTATCACTGCAATCCTTTCACGGTCGAGCCTGCCGATCTCAACCGCCTGCGCCAACTCCTCGACAAGCTGCAACTGCGTGTCGTGATCGAAACCGGGGCGCATTACCTTCTTAATTCGCAGCGCAAACACCATCCCACGCTCGTCAGCAGCGAGGGTCGTCCGATCCGCCTGGAATTCCTGCGACGCGCGATTGATATCGCCGCCGATTTGCATGCCGAATGCGTCAGCTTTTGGTCGGGCACGCCGGACCCCGAAGTTCCCGAACACCAGGCGTGGGACTGGCTGGTGACGGGCTGCCTGCAGCTCGCGGAGCATTCCAAGCGCCGCGGCGTGCAACTGGCCTTCGAGCCGGAACCGGGAATGCTGGTGGATGACATGGCGAAATTTGAAGTGCTCAAGAAACATATCAGCAGCGCTCGCTTCGGACTGACGCTGGACATCGGCCATGCGTTCTGCACCGAAACCATCCCGTTCCGCCAGGTCTATGGCAAGTCTGCCAACCTCGTCCGCAATGTGCACATCGAAGACATCCGCGACCGCAAGCACGAGCACCTGATGTTCGGCGAAGGCCAACTGGATTTCGTCGCCATTCTCCGCGTGCTCAACGACAACAAGTACACGGGCCTCGTCAATGTCGAACTCCCGCGAGACAGCCATCGCGCCCCGGAGGTCGCGCGCGCGTCTATCGAGTTTCTCAACGCCGCATGCCAAAAAACCGCGCTGCCAACTTCGTCCAGCGCTGCCAGACCCACTCCGTCGGCTGCGCGCTGA
- a CDS encoding tetratricopeptide repeat protein has product MSLLTRFKPATRRIFRGVAVVLGCVLVAWPTMGAVYEPHARPDPGDLKNAQPVLERDPARAILYQGRGIKLVNEGKWESALDQFRRAAAFDPLNLSVLVNIAYVLDKLGRYEEAIDQLKEAEKIDPRNSMIFLNWGNSLINMKKFEEALEPLQKAADLDPSNQLAYVDLGAALNNLGRYPEAADRFEKAVELDPKNVASIFNLAMIWSKAGETAKAIEKYERVIELDPKNLTAYYNCAALCEKAGNLDGAIETIRRAIKVDPDNGTLREILSRLLVAKANQLPTTKVPARSTEQESAH; this is encoded by the coding sequence ATGAGCCTTCTGACACGATTCAAGCCGGCTACAAGGCGCATTTTCCGTGGCGTCGCCGTCGTCCTTGGGTGCGTTCTCGTCGCGTGGCCCACGATGGGGGCGGTGTACGAGCCGCACGCACGCCCCGACCCAGGGGACCTCAAGAATGCGCAACCCGTCCTTGAACGCGACCCGGCTCGCGCCATCCTCTATCAAGGACGGGGCATCAAGCTCGTCAACGAAGGCAAATGGGAGTCTGCCCTCGACCAGTTTCGCCGCGCCGCGGCGTTCGACCCGTTGAACCTCAGCGTGCTTGTCAATATCGCGTACGTGCTGGATAAACTGGGACGGTACGAGGAGGCCATTGACCAGTTGAAGGAGGCCGAGAAGATCGATCCGCGCAACAGCATGATCTTTCTGAATTGGGGCAATTCCCTTATTAACATGAAAAAATTCGAGGAAGCCCTCGAACCGCTTCAAAAGGCGGCTGATCTTGACCCCAGCAACCAGCTTGCCTACGTGGATCTCGGTGCGGCGCTTAATAACCTCGGTCGATACCCGGAAGCCGCAGACAGATTTGAAAAGGCGGTTGAGCTTGATCCAAAGAATGTTGCCTCGATCTTTAACCTGGCGATGATCTGGTCCAAGGCCGGCGAGACAGCGAAGGCCATTGAAAAATACGAGCGCGTGATCGAACTCGACCCGAAGAACCTCACGGCTTACTACAACTGCGCGGCACTCTGCGAAAAAGCTGGCAACCTCGACGGCGCCATTGAGACGATCCGCCGCGCCATCAAAGTCGATCCCGATAACGGGACGTTGCGTGAAATCCTCTCGCGCTTGCTGGTGGCCAAGGCGAACCAGCTCCCCACGACCAAGGTGCCGGCCAGGTCAACCGAACAAGAGTCGGCACATTAG
- a CDS encoding UbiA family prenyltransferase encodes MANQPSKFLVYARLFRLPSAFTVMADPLAGWFAVGGGVPAWELPLLVGASACFYTSGSVFNDHFDYDLDLIDHPDRPLPSGAVSLKTARLLGAVLMIAALGLAALAGPVPFGVGTFLGAMIFFYNAWARRFAVLRPLVLGTCRFANFLLGMRCLPVRMWWMPATLGAYAVIITLLSRREPNDPVQQPVIQRLLLGIIVVDALVVLLSPFGDWIGALLVLSLLVPAVVLDNVFTANRRH; translated from the coding sequence ATGGCGAACCAGCCTTCGAAATTCCTCGTGTATGCCCGGCTCTTTCGGCTCCCAAGCGCCTTCACGGTGATGGCCGACCCGCTCGCTGGCTGGTTCGCCGTGGGTGGCGGCGTGCCGGCGTGGGAACTACCGTTGCTGGTGGGCGCGTCGGCGTGCTTTTATACCTCGGGCAGCGTGTTCAACGATCATTTCGACTACGACCTCGATCTCATTGACCACCCGGATCGTCCGTTGCCGAGCGGCGCGGTGTCCCTGAAAACGGCGCGACTGCTCGGAGCGGTCCTGATGATTGCGGCGTTGGGACTGGCGGCGTTGGCGGGACCGGTTCCGTTCGGCGTCGGCACCTTCCTCGGCGCGATGATTTTCTTCTACAACGCCTGGGCGCGGCGCTTTGCCGTCTTGCGCCCGCTGGTGCTGGGTACCTGCCGTTTTGCGAATTTCCTGCTCGGGATGCGTTGCCTGCCGGTGAGAATGTGGTGGATGCCGGCGACGCTAGGAGCATATGCGGTCATCATTACCCTGTTGTCGCGACGTGAACCCAACGATCCGGTACAGCAGCCAGTCATCCAGCGGCTGCTGTTGGGTATTATCGTGGTCGACGCACTGGTTGTCCTGCTTTCACCCTTTGGAGATTGGATTGGCGCACTGCTGGTGCTGTCGTTGCTGGTGCCCGCGGTTGTGCTGGACAACGTTTTTACCGCGAACCGACGCCACTAA
- a CDS encoding tetratricopeptide repeat protein, with product MYLPISSGIGLEIRQRLGDNDTPMHGKLLKVLFAAVVVLALAFPFLLALEKVSESDTFWHLKTGEWILSHGSIPRTDPFSATVYGKPWLDWEWLFQVGIYAVYTWGGFNALLVAKAAVVFLTGLVVFLACRRNGAGAPLAALLVMATFVAARERLEAKPDVVVLLFAAATISLLDAARRERPMWLWGLPLVEVLWVNTHPSFPLGIALAGIYGLVHGAEFALRKKWRCLLLIAATLLLACAACLVNPFGIELIRHTVEQVRNSSLLGTTGEWQPTHLLLLTEPNWALTVFWWLFWLNPVVLIVVLVVKRREFPWSHALVVAGMGALAWRYNRFTALYAIVTASILAHGLAVVRAYIAGEEHSDWGEMTARVLAGVTAAFLIFMVVTNRWAMAENRLSKFGAGVDESVVPLRALSMMAKLPAGLNVFNTFLSGGPLLWKVYPQWRPFCDGRPDLYGRDFVDRYQRAMSDPVDWEAWMRERSVSVAYLQYGTANDRPVLQYMVKSHVWDLLYFDHAACIFVHQSSWAKLREDKQLADYKPVRVTDTNAVLEYAHALADETAGGDSYRRARVVATVGNFLMAVGAVGTAGALFEDAVTINPRPSEAWMNLGIIDLNEGRKTQALEFTGKLLAMNPRYFYARLLQAQIKANNGDLDGAVADVDAVTSDQPHAAQAWLLRAQLAARQGDRPGAIRAIQRTIAEDVQDAHLFLFLGELLVAEGRTNEAVAAYNKCLQFWNGPPKARAQIEADLAKLRVPAAK from the coding sequence ATGTACCTGCCCATTTCCAGTGGAATCGGACTGGAAATCCGCCAGCGGCTTGGCGACAATGACACGCCCATGCACGGGAAACTTCTCAAGGTTCTCTTCGCCGCGGTCGTGGTGTTGGCCCTTGCATTCCCGTTCCTGCTGGCGCTGGAGAAGGTTTCCGAGTCGGACACGTTCTGGCACCTCAAAACTGGTGAATGGATTCTCAGTCACGGATCGATCCCACGTACCGACCCATTTTCCGCGACTGTTTATGGAAAGCCGTGGCTTGATTGGGAATGGCTGTTTCAGGTGGGCATTTATGCGGTGTACACGTGGGGCGGATTCAATGCCCTGCTGGTGGCGAAGGCCGCGGTTGTTTTCCTGACGGGACTGGTGGTTTTTTTGGCGTGTCGTCGCAACGGGGCGGGTGCGCCGCTGGCGGCGTTGTTGGTGATGGCGACCTTCGTCGCGGCGCGTGAACGACTTGAAGCGAAACCCGACGTGGTGGTGTTGCTTTTTGCCGCCGCTACTATCAGCCTGCTCGACGCGGCGCGACGCGAGAGACCGATGTGGCTGTGGGGACTGCCGCTGGTGGAGGTGTTGTGGGTCAACACGCACCCATCTTTCCCGCTTGGAATTGCGCTCGCGGGGATCTACGGACTGGTGCACGGGGCTGAATTTGCCCTCCGCAAAAAGTGGCGTTGCTTGTTGCTGATAGCGGCGACTCTCCTGCTGGCGTGCGCCGCCTGTCTGGTGAACCCATTCGGAATTGAGTTGATACGCCACACCGTCGAGCAGGTGAGGAATTCGAGTCTGTTAGGTACCACTGGTGAATGGCAACCGACGCATCTGCTGTTGCTCACGGAACCGAATTGGGCGCTGACGGTTTTTTGGTGGTTGTTCTGGCTGAATCCGGTCGTGTTGATTGTCGTACTGGTCGTCAAGCGTCGCGAATTCCCGTGGTCACACGCGCTGGTGGTCGCCGGGATGGGCGCATTGGCGTGGCGCTATAACCGGTTCACAGCGCTTTACGCCATCGTAACCGCATCGATTCTCGCGCATGGACTGGCGGTGGTCCGCGCATATATCGCAGGAGAAGAACATTCGGATTGGGGAGAGATGACGGCCCGGGTACTGGCAGGCGTCACAGCGGCCTTCCTGATCTTCATGGTCGTCACGAACCGCTGGGCGATGGCGGAGAATCGGTTGTCAAAATTCGGCGCGGGTGTGGACGAATCGGTGGTACCGCTGCGAGCGCTGTCCATGATGGCGAAACTGCCGGCGGGTTTGAACGTCTTCAATACCTTCCTTTCCGGCGGGCCGCTGCTGTGGAAAGTGTACCCGCAATGGCGACCGTTCTGCGATGGGCGACCGGATCTTTACGGCCGTGATTTTGTGGACCGCTACCAACGCGCGATGTCCGATCCAGTGGACTGGGAAGCATGGATGCGCGAGCGGTCGGTGTCGGTCGCTTACCTCCAGTATGGGACTGCGAACGATCGCCCGGTACTGCAATACATGGTGAAAAGCCACGTCTGGGACCTGCTCTATTTCGATCACGCGGCCTGCATTTTTGTGCACCAGAGTTCGTGGGCAAAATTGCGTGAGGACAAGCAACTGGCGGATTACAAACCCGTGCGCGTGACGGATACGAACGCCGTGCTCGAGTATGCGCACGCCCTGGCCGATGAGACGGCCGGGGGAGATTCCTATCGCCGGGCACGCGTGGTGGCGACAGTCGGGAATTTCCTCATGGCCGTTGGCGCCGTCGGTACGGCGGGGGCGTTGTTTGAGGATGCCGTGACGATCAACCCGCGCCCCTCCGAGGCATGGATGAATCTCGGGATCATCGATCTCAATGAGGGTAGAAAGACCCAGGCTCTGGAATTCACGGGAAAACTGCTCGCGATGAATCCACGCTACTTCTACGCGCGTTTGCTGCAGGCGCAGATCAAAGCCAACAATGGCGACCTGGATGGGGCCGTAGCCGATGTGGACGCCGTAACGAGCGACCAACCGCATGCGGCACAGGCGTGGTTGCTGCGGGCGCAGTTGGCAGCGCGACAAGGGGACCGTCCAGGGGCGATCCGGGCGATCCAACGCACGATTGCGGAGGACGTCCAGGACGCACACTTGTTCCTGTTTCTTGGGGAATTGTTGGTGGCCGAGGGACGGACCAACGAAGCGGTTGCAGCCTACAACAAATGCCTTCAATTCTGGAATGGCCCGCCCAAAGCACGAGCGCAGATCGAAGCCGACCTGGCGAAGTTGCGGGTGCCCGCCGCGAAGTAG
- a CDS encoding RNA polymerase sigma factor: MPEREQLPVADARAGDAEAWKTLFRRYRLPLYVYVFELLRDEQASLDLVQETFISAFQHIASLREDGKFGGWLFSIAHQKCVQQWRRLGHEAELREELSPEPEAGSPGPLDILLREEQEAEFMKLLEKLPLPQRSALLLHYIEDFSLEEIARITETQLGTVKSRLHYAKRALRKLLET; this comes from the coding sequence GTGCCCGAACGTGAACAACTGCCCGTAGCCGACGCGCGGGCTGGCGATGCCGAAGCATGGAAGACGCTCTTCCGGCGCTACCGACTGCCATTGTACGTTTATGTGTTTGAACTGTTACGCGACGAACAGGCCAGCCTCGACCTTGTGCAGGAGACATTCATCAGCGCGTTCCAGCACATCGCTTCGTTGCGTGAGGACGGGAAGTTTGGCGGTTGGCTATTCAGCATCGCCCATCAGAAATGTGTCCAGCAATGGCGACGGCTGGGCCACGAAGCCGAGTTGCGGGAAGAATTGTCGCCCGAGCCGGAAGCCGGCAGCCCGGGTCCGCTCGATATCTTGCTTCGCGAGGAACAGGAGGCTGAGTTCATGAAACTGCTGGAGAAACTCCCATTGCCCCAGCGGTCGGCGCTCTTGCTGCATTACATCGAGGACTTTTCCCTGGAAGAGATCGCCCGCATTACCGAAACACAACTGGGCACCGTCAAATCCCGCCTGCATTACGCCAAGCGAGCACTGAGAAAACTGTTGGAGACATAA
- a CDS encoding CocE/NonD family hydrolase, producing MKQGTFTFAFFLALLTQALGGTFTIHSTRIPVPATADGTADGDTSASSTNTVQIDANVYIPDGVVSPAPAVVVVHGFAETKSTDIIVTFAEDFAAAGYVVVTPTVRGFGNSDGSVSLVGPNEINDLKTIILAMQTGSIGDTPAIVIPVTSASKFGVMGPSYGGGHTFEIMRTHVAGLTAVIPIIGWTDLYQALAPNDVPKLTYSLGLFASGFDFTNPNYAPVMFDWLRDILNGKPEKTRQGAPEDNIDWRSVIFNPTQLTVPAFVIQGWQDDLFPAEQALQLVQTNPAIPFLKLYIGGLGHPPASSSITGSEGMYLRTQAVRWFDQWLKGIDTGITNEPPVTLAPENTVNWSSNALIEASSLPLPGTVTNTYFLNGPTLSTVSPAANAKVKKLPASTGFLLVLRPLLHAVGADDNTLIESIVSVNAILNSGAGSILDPKIFTKTDGGANRARFTSATLPVDLNVVGSPDCHLIVSAGHSNAYYYVQILEHTASGKTQLITRGAFKDHTNNPSIPHAIDFFPFTVNHTFRAGSQVFFQITSRDYPFFLPNLSQPTVKIYRDAVNTSTISLPVAP from the coding sequence ATGAAACAGGGTACGTTCACTTTTGCATTTTTTCTGGCGCTGTTGACGCAAGCGCTGGGCGGGACATTTACCATCCACAGCACGCGCATCCCGGTCCCGGCGACCGCTGACGGTACGGCCGATGGCGATACGTCCGCATCTTCAACCAACACCGTTCAGATCGATGCCAATGTTTATATACCCGACGGCGTGGTTTCACCCGCACCGGCGGTGGTGGTGGTCCACGGCTTCGCGGAAACGAAAAGCACCGATATCATCGTGACGTTCGCGGAGGACTTTGCCGCGGCAGGCTACGTCGTGGTCACGCCGACGGTGCGTGGCTTCGGCAATTCCGACGGCTCGGTTTCGCTGGTCGGACCCAACGAGATCAACGACCTGAAAACGATCATCCTGGCGATGCAAACGGGCTCGATTGGGGATACACCGGCGATTGTGATCCCCGTCACCAGCGCGAGCAAGTTCGGCGTGATGGGGCCATCGTACGGCGGCGGACACACTTTCGAGATCATGCGAACGCACGTGGCCGGGCTGACCGCGGTGATCCCAATCATTGGCTGGACGGACCTTTACCAGGCACTGGCGCCGAATGACGTTCCCAAACTGACCTATTCGCTCGGCCTCTTCGCGAGCGGGTTTGATTTCACGAACCCAAACTACGCGCCGGTGATGTTCGACTGGCTCCGCGACATACTGAATGGCAAGCCCGAGAAAACGCGCCAGGGTGCTCCCGAAGATAATATCGATTGGCGCTCGGTGATCTTCAATCCAACACAGCTGACCGTCCCCGCCTTCGTGATTCAGGGATGGCAGGACGATTTGTTCCCAGCCGAACAGGCTCTCCAGCTCGTCCAAACCAATCCGGCCATCCCGTTTCTGAAACTTTACATCGGCGGGTTGGGACATCCACCCGCTTCGTCAAGTATCACGGGCAGTGAAGGTATGTATTTGCGGACCCAGGCCGTCCGTTGGTTCGACCAATGGCTAAAGGGTATCGATACCGGCATCACGAACGAGCCGCCCGTGACGTTGGCCCCGGAGAACACGGTGAACTGGTCAAGCAACGCCCTGATAGAGGCCAGCAGCCTGCCGTTGCCGGGCACGGTTACAAACACGTACTTCCTCAATGGGCCGACGCTCTCCACCGTCAGCCCGGCCGCGAATGCCAAAGTGAAAAAATTGCCGGCCTCGACCGGCTTCCTTCTTGTGCTGCGTCCGCTCCTGCATGCGGTCGGCGCAGATGACAACACGTTGATTGAATCCATCGTTTCGGTAAACGCAATCTTGAATTCCGGCGCGGGCAGCATCCTCGACCCAAAAATTTTCACGAAGACCGACGGTGGCGCGAACCGTGCCCGGTTCACCAGCGCCACGTTACCCGTGGACCTCAACGTCGTCGGATCGCCCGATTGCCATTTGATCGTCTCGGCCGGCCACTCGAACGCCTATTATTATGTGCAAATCCTTGAGCACACGGCCAGCGGCAAGACCCAACTTATCACGCGCGGCGCCTTCAAGGACCACACGAACAACCCATCCATACCGCACGCGATTGATTTCTTCCCCTTCACGGTGAACCACACTTTTCGAGCTGGCAGCCAGGTTTTCTTTCAAATCACCAGCCGCGACTACCCCTTCTTCCTGCCGAACCTGAGCCAACCCACCGTGAAAATCTATCGCGACGCCGTGAATACCTCGACAATCTCGTTACCGGTGGCGCCGTAG